One window from the genome of Xiphophorus hellerii strain 12219 chromosome 16, Xiphophorus_hellerii-4.1, whole genome shotgun sequence encodes:
- the LOC116735788 gene encoding DELTA-sagatoxin-Srs1a-like yields the protein MPLPTQRQCTVEIQNKSSSLVLCEPLVYVFKGNCESPLPPTLRPTESGSALFIKKVYTASGSSGIFTYDIVHESSKECKGRLAVMFAVPYDFNIFYNWYAVGIFSKDKQCNDDLYNEMYYGVQHRFVRGKAKGPSLTHKEGEVTIRASMSDSFKPILKLELCDN from the exons ATGCCTCTTCCAACTCAGCGTCAGTGCACTGTGGAGATTCAGAACAAGAGCTCCAGCTTGGTGCTGTGTGAGCCACT GGTTTATGTCTTTAAGGGAAACTGTGAATCCCCTCTGCCTCCAACTCTCCGTCCAACAGAATCCGGCAGCGCTCTCTTCATCAAGAAAGTCTACACAGCGAGTGGCTCATCAGGCATCTTTACGTACGACATCGTCCACGAGTCCAGCAAGGAGTGCAAAGGCCGGCTGGCCGTCATGTTTGCAGTTCCCTATGACTTCAACATCTTCTACAACTGGTACGCTGTGGGAATCTTCAGCAAAGACAAGCAGTGCAATGATGACCTCTACAATGAAATGTACTACGGCGTCCAGCACCGCTTCGTTCGAGGAAAAGCTAAAGGGCCCAGTTTGACCCACAAAGAGGGTGAAGTGACCATCAGGGCCAGCATGTCCGACAGCTTCAAGCCGATTCTGAAGTTGGAGCTCTGCGACAACTGA